The bacterium genome contains the following window.
GGACTACCAGAGATATTTATGTGGATAGTATTTACGCCTATATAGTAGGGTATCTTGTTGTTCCCCCTTATACTAACAATGGAATATTAGAAATATTAGACATTTCCACTCCATCCGCTCCTTCTGTTGTGGGTAGTTTGATAATAGAAGATAGACAATTCAGCACCATTTATGGGAAGGAGAATTATGTGTATATTGGGACTCAGGCTTGGGGACCGACCCCACTATATGCAGTAGAGGTAACTAATCCCTCAGCACCACAAGTCACAGATACTCTAGATGGTTTTATTGTGATGGACGATATTCATGTAGAGAATAATTATGCTTATATAGTTACTCACAATGGGTTTCATATAGTAAATATTTCCAATCCTTTCGATCTAACGTTTGTACAAAGTTTACCGCTACTTTCTGGGTCAAGTATTTTTGTCGAAAATCCTTATGTGTATATAGCTGCTATGAACAAAGGATTAAAAATTGTAGATATCTCTGATTGTCAAAACCCACTTGTTGTTGACAGTGCATCTACACTTGGTGTTTCGTGTGCTGTTTATAAAAACAATAAGTATATATATTTGGCGGATGGCAATGCGGGAGGGACAGGAAACGGCGGTTTTCGCATTTTTAGATTTACTTCCGGGGTGAAAGAGAGAGAATTTTCTTCCTCTGAGACGTGTTTTTATCAAAACTACCCAAATCCATTTGAGGGAAAAACAATAATTAGATATACGTTCCCTTCCCGAGTTAAACCTTTTTACTTTTTGAAAATCTATAATGTCGCAGGTAAATTGGTAAGGACTGTAGAACTGAAGGAAAAAGGAGGTGGAACTTTTTGTTGGAATGGTACTAATGAAGAAGGGGGAAAAGTTTCCAGTGGGATTTACTTTTATCAATTTTATTCAGTGGATAAAAGTTTTATAGAAGATTTTGGTAAAATGTTAAAAATGAAATAGGAGGTGAAGTATGTTAAGGAGAATAATGGTGTCACAGGAGAATAATGGTGTCAAGTCTGATTTTTTCTCTCCGGAATTTAGAGCTAAAATTAAAATGAAGAAATAAAATATTGTGGTTGATAGAAAAAATATAGGAGTCAAGGAGAGAGGCAAAACCATAAATATGGAGAGAAAGAATACCCTCAAATTGGTTGTAATAGAGACGACAGTGCAAGTTAAATGGTGTCAATTCTTTCTAAGTTCTTATATTTCATAAGCTTACATTAATACTTTTCACTACGCATCGTTCCTTGAAGTCCTCTTTTATATTATAACAATTCCATCAAAAAGTCAATTCTTTTTTCTGATTTCAGAGTAGAAAAATTTATAAAGCCAGCTATACTATAAATATAGCTTTATTCTATTCTTTTCTTTAATTTTTCTACCCAAGCAGTTATTGATTTAATAAGTTGCTCCCGTGTTTCTAAATAAGTTTCTATGGTTCCCCCTATGGGGTCTTTAATTCCACCGGGTGCAATAACACGGGTCTTAAATTTTGCTTCAGGAAATAAGCTAATAACTTCGTCTTTTTGTGCCTCGTCCGCAGTTAGGATAAGGTCAGCCCAATTTATAAGTGATTGAGAGATTGGTTTTGAGTAGTAAGAGCTAATGTCAACCTCTATTTCTTTCATCACTTGAATTGTTGACTCAGTAGGTAGTTCTCCATAAGTTCCATGAATACCACAGGCGTCAACTTCTACTGATGGAAGTAGTTTTTTAAGAATTCCCATAGCCATTGGAGACCTGCATCTATTTGCTGAGCAGACAAAGAGTACACAAAAATTAACTCCTTTCCCTAATTTAATATATCGTTTTGTAACAGATTCAAGTTCAAGTATTCCAACCTTCCCTTTTCTTAATAGTGTAGGGGTTTGATTAATCAAACCCCTACTTACATCAATGATTGTAGAAGGAAGTCCCCACTTACATCTTCCTTGAATAACAAAATCTGGCTCAATATTCATTTCTAAGTGGTCTGTTGGGGGTGTTGTACCTTCAATGTTTGCACTTGTAGTTGCAAGTGGTTTGTTATATTGGCGTAAAAGATTGAGTACAAATTCATTGTCCGGTATTCTTATTCCTACCGTATAATCAGATGTAGGGATAGGTACATTTCTTTTTGCATTAAAAATAATAGTTAGCCCACCGGGCCAGAATTTTTCCACAAGTCTTGTTGCAGTTATTGTAACTTTAGGTACATATTTTTTAAGTTTAGATTTGTCGCTAATAAAAAGGATAAGCGGTTTATCTAACGACCTTTGCTTTAGTTTATATATTCTATCTATTGCAATTTGATTATATGCATCACAGCCAATTCCATATACAGTATCTGTAGGAAATCCAATTATACCATCATGTTTAAGGACTTGTATTGCGCTTTCTATTAACTTAGTATTTTTATTCATTTTGTCGTTACTAATTGTACCACATTTTTCAAATTTGTCAATTTTTGTGAATGCTTTTTTATTTGACAAATAGAAGAAATTGACTTACATTATAAAATTATGGAAGTAGTTTTTATAGGTACAGGGTGTGGTGTCCCATCAAACCAAAGGAGCTCACCTTGTATATTAATACGAGTAGGAAAAGATAATTTATTGTTTGACACAGGACCGGGGAGCCTTAGAAAACTATTTGAAGCTGGCTTTACTTACAAAGATATCGGGTATCTCCTATACACTCATTTTCATGTAGACCATATTGCTGACCTTGCTCCGTTCCTTTTTGCGTCTAAATACACTGAAAATTTAAGAGAAAAAGATTTATATATTATAGGTCCCAAGGGAATTAAAAGATTTTATCAAAAATTGCTCAACCTTTATGGGGAGCAGATTCAGTCCTTACATTATAATGTAAAATTAATTGATGAGAATAAATTTTCTACTTCTAACTGGAAAATAAGCACAGTAAGCCTTCCACATACACCTGAATCCATAGGTTATAGAGTTACAGACCGAAGGAAGAGGGTAATAGTATACTCTGGAGATACTGAATACTCTGCTACTCTTGTTGAGCTTGCACGTGGTTCAGACCTCCTTATCCTTGAGTGCTCCTTTCCAGTCTCCACTCCCGGTCATCTTTATCCTGGACTTGCAGGTAGGATAGCAAAGGAAGCAGGGGCAAAACAGCTTATTCTTACACATCTTTATCCAATATGCGAACCATATGACTTGCTTTCACCTATTCGGGCAGAATTTAGTGGGAAGGTTGCTATAGCTCAAGACCTTATGAGAGTGAAAGTGTGACGCTGCTCATTGTATAGATTGAGAGTGTTGCGAATTAAATATATGTGGCATAAAAGTTAATTTTATACCAGGAGGAAAAATGTTCAAAAATATATGTTTGATAGCAGTTCTTAGTATTGTATATACTAAACTCTCTTTAGGAGACTGGACACTACCTGAGCCTGTAGCAGTGAGTCCAACCAACGACTTTGGAGTTACACTTACTTTGGATAATTCAAATCATATCTGGACAGCATGGTATACATTTTATGATGGAGAATATTTTGGTTCTATTGCTCCTGTTGTGACTTACTTCAATGGAGAATCTTGGGTTACTCCTGTACAAATGAGCCCCGCATTTGGGATTAATGAGTATTGGTTTGAACGAGTTAAGCCTGGGATAGCAAAAGATTATCTAAATAATATCTGGCTTTCTTGGGCACCTTATAGGGAAGCTGTCAAACAAGAATTTGGAGTGTGGACAAGCTATTATAATGGGTCTAACTGGAGTACTCCTTTAGGGATAAACGATTATGGTGAAGGGCGGGTTCCACTTGAATTTAACAAAGCTACCAATAAACTTGTCCTTGCTTTTGAAATTGGAGGGTACCAGAACATGACTAATTTTACTTCTCTTTATCTTACCTCATTTGATGGAGATACATGGTCTATACCTTGCTGTATTGCTCAGGGATGGAGTGATTATGTTTCAGGAAATTGGGAAACTTTTGGTAAAGCATCTTTAGCAAGCACTGGGTCTTTAATATGGGTGGGTTTTGAAGATTGGGGAAGATTTTATTATCCGGATTCCTCTTTTTTTCACGCTGTTTATGTAGGTTGCTCCAATCTGCAAAGTGGCAGTTTTGTCCCAGAGTGGAGTCACGATGGAGAGGAATGCGATATTACAAGTGATCCTTATGGAAATATTTGGGTGAGCTTTGTAGATAGTGGTGCGGTTTATACAGCATATAGAGATACCGCTGGCTTCTGGTCTATTATTCCATCTGTAATTCAGGGGGCAAACTTTTCTTCCATTACAGTAGATATAACAGGTCGAGTATGGCTCACCGTGAATTCTTCTAATGATATATGGGTAACTTATTGGACAGGGGTAGGATGGGCAGAACTTCAGCCTATTACTTCTGACACCGTTGAGGATTCTCATCCGGAGATAATTGGAGACGCTTCTGGAAGGATGTGGGTGTTATGGGAGAGAGGCGGTGATATTTATTATTCTACTTCATTTGAAGGTATTGAAGAATCCAATTTAATATCTACATACTCCGCCCCATTTTTGGCCCTATATCCTAACCCCGCCTCCTCTGAAGTGTGTATATCCTATTTAATTCCGAGTCTGGAAGGGTAGAGCTCAATGTCTATAATCTCGGAGGAAAGAAAATAAAGATGCTCATCTCCGATTTCTTTGATACAGGTGAGAGGAAAATCATTTGGGATACAAGAGATATATCTCAAGGTATTTACTTCTTAAAACTTAAGTTCAACGATACTTATGTTGTGAAGAAACTTCTGGTATTAAGATAGATTTGCAACCTTAGTTCTAAAGTCTTGGTTATCTTAGGTATTGACGAAGCTGGTAGAGGCCCTGTAGTGGGTCCGCTTGTAGTTTGTGGAGTTGTTTGTGCTGAAGAAGAGGCGAGTAGATTAAAAGAAGCAGGAGTGAGGGACTCCAAAACTCTCACTCGTGAGCAGAGAGAAAAACTTGTTCCAATTATTAAATCCATTATCCAAGAGTTCCGGATAATAAAGATTCCTCCCAATGAGATAGACAGGGAAAACTTAAATGAGGTTGAAATAAAAGCTATGTCAACTTTAATTCAGTGGGCTCGAGTTAGAAAAGTTATCCTTGATGTTCCTGCCAATACTAAAGGAATTAAAAAATATTGCAATAAGATAAAACAACTTATCCATGACTCAGAGGTTGAGATAATTGGAGAGC
Protein-coding sequences here:
- a CDS encoding FlgD immunoglobulin-like domain containing protein; translated protein: MNRIVQRIFLIIVSTLGLPVSISWGDLEELGSIVGDYQDVVVGDYAYCLGDSALKIIDISDPTHPIIVGNLPLSSTIGVDWNLFIKQNYAYIANGDLQIVDISHPTNPVLILSQAVIWTTRDIYVDSIYAYIVGYLVVPPYTNNGILEILDISTPSAPSVVGSLIIEDRQFSTIYGKENYVYIGTQAWGPTPLYAVEVTNPSAPQVTDTLDGFIVMDDIHVENNYAYIVTHNGFHIVNISNPFDLTFVQSLPLLSGSSIFVENPYVYIAAMNKGLKIVDISDCQNPLVVDSASTLGVSCAVYKNNKYIYLADGNAGGTGNGGFRIFRFTSGVKEREFSSSETCFYQNYPNPFEGKTIIRYTFPSRVKPFYFLKIYNVAGKLVRTVELKEKGGGTFCWNGTNEEGGKVSSGIYFYQFYSVDKSFIEDFGKMLKMK
- a CDS encoding L-threonylcarbamoyladenylate synthase, with translation MNKNTKLIESAIQVLKHDGIIGFPTDTVYGIGCDAYNQIAIDRIYKLKQRSLDKPLILFISDKSKLKKYVPKVTITATRLVEKFWPGGLTIIFNAKRNVPIPTSDYTVGIRIPDNEFVLNLLRQYNKPLATTSANIEGTTPPTDHLEMNIEPDFVIQGRCKWGLPSTIIDVSRGLINQTPTLLRKGKVGILELESVTKRYIKLGKGVNFCVLFVCSANRCRSPMAMGILKKLLPSVEVDACGIHGTYGELPTESTIQVMKEIEVDISSYYSKPISQSLINWADLILTADEAQKDEVISLFPEAKFKTRVIAPGGIKDPIGGTIETYLETREQLIKSITAWVEKLKKRIE
- a CDS encoding MBL fold metallo-hydrolase, whose product is MEVVFIGTGCGVPSNQRSSPCILIRVGKDNLLFDTGPGSLRKLFEAGFTYKDIGYLLYTHFHVDHIADLAPFLFASKYTENLREKDLYIIGPKGIKRFYQKLLNLYGEQIQSLHYNVKLIDENKFSTSNWKISTVSLPHTPESIGYRVTDRRKRVIVYSGDTEYSATLVELARGSDLLILECSFPVSTPGHLYPGLAGRIAKEAGAKQLILTHLYPICEPYDLLSPIRAEFSGKVAIAQDLMRVKV
- a CDS encoding T9SS type A sorting domain-containing protein; the encoded protein is MYILFNSESGRVELNVYNLGGKKIKMLISDFFDTGERKIIWDTRDISQGIYFLKLKFNDTYVVKKLLVLR